A genomic region of Papaver somniferum cultivar HN1 chromosome 7, ASM357369v1, whole genome shotgun sequence contains the following coding sequences:
- the LOC113293826 gene encoding uncharacterized protein LOC113293826 yields MFWLNLLILVDEIGLTRIMNEQILFEWRIRESEFAKRAETWFAGSQDFLFRHTNQHRRLKTFEEGELVMIHLRKERFPTSTYNKTKMKKYGPFKILKKMSDNAYVVDVPSNWNISNIFNFQEIFIFHGENEVLSNHQLEDEFL; encoded by the exons ATGTTTTGGCTGAATTTGTTGATACTTGTTGATGAAATTGGCTTAACAAG GATTATGAATGAACAAATTCTTTTTGAGTGGCGTATCAGAGAGTCGGAGTTTGCTAAGCGGGCTGAGACCTGGTTCGCTGGAAGTCAAGATTTTCTGTTCCGTCACACAAATCAACATAGAAGACTTAAGACTTTTGAAGAAGGCGAATTGGTTATGATTCATcttagaaaagaaagatttcctaCTAGTACTTATAacaagaccaagatgaagaaatatggaccattcaagattttgaagaaaatgagTGACAACGCATATGTTGTTGATGTTCCATCAAATTGGAACATCTCTAATATCTTTAATTTTCAAGAAATATTTATATTtcatggagagaatgaagttctttcTAATCATCAACTCGAAGACGAGTTTCTTTAA
- the LOC113294292 gene encoding F-box protein At3g07870-like produces the protein MVAFGYDYKSNTYKVLASSGSLFEVYSLGLKSWRSIENVPYKFFLLNKPSGKLVNGNLHWLARKKDYSDVLVSLDISNEIFKEIEPPKETYGSFYNLGTLEGCLCLLSFDDDDGLNIWVMQNYGVQESWTKRFIMKHKQIVDDGNLRYMLWPFKSGEILFGSVTIGTAGLVVYDPEYESVKEPNISSLLSHQQELYFESLVSLKSSTYVGEKKKRRNKKKMRNRMEKNI, from the coding sequence ATGGTTGCTTTTGGTTATGATTATAAGAGTAACACTTACAAGGTATTAGCCAGTTCGGGGAGTTTATTCGAAGTCTATTCGTTAGGATTAAAGTCATGGAGAAGCATTGAAAACGTACCTTATAAGTTTTTTTTGTTGAATAAGCCATCCGGGAAGCTTGTTAATGGAAATTTGCATTGGTTAGCCAGAAAGAAAGACTACTCTGATGTTCTAGTCTCTCTAGATATTAGCAATGAGATTTTTAAAGAAATAGAACCACCAAAAGAAACTTATGGCTCTTTTTATAATTTGGGGACGTTAGAAGGGTGCCTTTGTTTACTCTCATTTGACGACGATGACGGTCTTAATATATGGGTGATGCAGAATTATGGAGTTCAAGAATCTTGGACTAAACGTTTCATTATGAAGCATAAACAAATTGTTGATGATGGTAATTTAAGGTATATGCTTTGGCCTTTTAAGAGTGGTGAGATACTGTTTGGGAGTGTTACTATTGGTACTGCTGGTCTAGTTGTATATGACCCTGAATATGAAAGTGTTAAAGAGCCAAACATTTCTAGTTTACTCTCGCACCAACAAGAGCTTTATTTTGAAAGCTTAGTTTCACTCAAGTCGAGTACTTATGTAggggagaagaaaaaaaggagaaacaagaagaagatgaggaatcGAATGGAAAAGAATATataa